One region of Chryseobacterium sp. C-71 genomic DNA includes:
- the rnr gene encoding ribonuclease R, with protein MPKKNKYISQKNDSKLLEIGRLILRFMNQNQTKIYNYKQISDGIDYKNPRQRELVIQSLHKLLANQRIKETEKGKFSINLNIEGTLTGIIDFNQSGNAYVTVENLKDDVFVHAKNVKDALQGDKVLIVTYNFKGKKMEGSVLEVLERSRTEFVGTFQLVPHKEFGFVVCDKKTINTDIFIPKGKINGAENGDKVVVKMLEWKPGDKNPDGEIIKVLGAPGEHETEIHSILAEYGLPYNFPEEVEADAEKIDRRITEEEVAKRRDMRKICTFTIDPKDAKDFDDALSIQKLDNGNWEIGVHIADVSHYVVPGTMLDDEAYERATSVYLVDRVVPMLPEILSNDVCSLRPNEDKFTFSAVFEMNDKAEVVNEWFGRTAIHSDRRFTYEEAQERIETQEGDLTEEILTLDRLAKIMRDQRIKNGAITFDRSEVRFNLNEKSEPIGVYFKVSKDSNHLIEEFMLLANRKVSEFVSLKKGRPNGNTFIYRVHDDPDPAKLEALRDFVSTFGYKMDLANTKKVAESLNNLLSEVKGKGEENMIETLAMRSMSKAVYSTEPIGHYGLGFDYYSHFTSPIRRYPDLLAHRLLQHYLDGGKSPDKNELEEKAKHCSARERLAADAERDSIKFMQVKFMEKHLGETFTGVISGVAEFGFWVQIPENGAEGLIKLRDLMDDSYTYDKSTHAVYGSRTGRKFQLGEEVQIKVVKANLIQKQLDFKIVD; from the coding sequence ATGCCAAAAAAAAATAAATACATAAGTCAGAAAAATGACTCAAAACTCTTGGAAATTGGAAGACTGATTCTCCGTTTTATGAATCAGAACCAAACCAAAATATACAATTACAAACAGATTTCAGACGGAATTGACTATAAAAATCCGAGACAGCGTGAGTTGGTCATCCAATCTTTGCATAAGCTCTTAGCAAACCAAAGAATCAAGGAAACTGAAAAAGGAAAATTCAGCATTAATCTTAATATTGAAGGAACTTTAACAGGAATTATCGATTTCAACCAAAGTGGAAACGCTTATGTAACAGTCGAGAATTTAAAAGATGATGTTTTCGTTCATGCAAAAAATGTGAAAGATGCATTGCAGGGAGATAAAGTTCTTATCGTTACTTACAATTTTAAAGGAAAGAAAATGGAAGGCTCTGTGCTGGAAGTTTTAGAAAGAAGCCGGACAGAGTTTGTAGGAACTTTCCAGCTTGTTCCACACAAAGAATTTGGGTTTGTAGTTTGCGATAAAAAGACGATTAACACGGATATTTTTATACCAAAAGGAAAAATTAACGGTGCGGAAAACGGAGATAAAGTCGTTGTAAAAATGCTTGAATGGAAACCTGGCGACAAAAATCCTGATGGTGAAATTATAAAAGTTCTTGGAGCTCCGGGAGAACACGAAACAGAAATTCACTCTATTTTGGCTGAATACGGTTTGCCGTATAATTTCCCTGAGGAAGTCGAAGCAGATGCAGAAAAAATCGACAGAAGAATTACCGAAGAAGAGGTTGCGAAGCGTAGAGACATGCGAAAAATCTGCACGTTTACCATTGACCCGAAAGATGCAAAAGACTTCGATGATGCTTTATCTATCCAAAAATTAGATAACGGAAATTGGGAAATCGGAGTACACATTGCCGACGTTTCTCATTATGTAGTTCCGGGAACAATGCTGGATGATGAAGCCTATGAAAGAGCAACTTCAGTCTATCTGGTTGACCGAGTTGTACCGATGTTGCCAGAAATTTTGAGTAATGACGTTTGTTCGCTTCGTCCAAATGAGGATAAATTCACGTTCTCAGCGGTTTTTGAGATGAATGATAAAGCTGAAGTGGTGAATGAATGGTTCGGTAGAACTGCCATTCACTCAGACAGAAGATTCACCTATGAGGAAGCTCAGGAAAGAATTGAGACTCAGGAAGGCGATTTAACAGAAGAAATTCTGACACTAGACAGACTCGCAAAAATCATGCGTGACCAGAGAATTAAAAACGGTGCGATTACCTTCGACAGAAGCGAAGTTCGATTTAATTTGAATGAAAAGAGTGAACCGATTGGGGTTTACTTTAAAGTCAGCAAAGACTCAAATCATTTGATTGAAGAATTCATGCTTTTGGCGAACAGAAAAGTTTCTGAATTTGTTTCTCTTAAAAAAGGAAGACCAAACGGAAATACCTTTATTTACAGAGTTCACGACGATCCGGATCCGGCAAAATTAGAAGCTTTACGAGATTTCGTTTCGACTTTCGGATACAAAATGGATCTGGCAAACACTAAAAAAGTTGCCGAATCTCTGAATAATTTACTTTCTGAAGTAAAAGGAAAAGGTGAGGAAAATATGATTGAAACTCTGGCAATGCGAAGCATGAGCAAAGCGGTCTACTCTACCGAGCCAATCGGTCACTACGGTCTTGGGTTTGATTATTATTCACACTTCACCTCTCCTATCCGTCGTTATCCAGATTTATTGGCGCACAGATTACTTCAGCATTATTTAGACGGCGGAAAATCTCCCGATAAAAATGAATTAGAAGAAAAAGCTAAACATTGCAGCGCCAGAGAACGTTTGGCAGCCGATGCAGAAAGAGATTCCATCAAATTTATGCAGGTAAAATTCATGGAAAAACATTTGGGAGAAACTTTCACTGGTGTTATTTCGGGAGTTGCAGAATTTGGTTTCTGGGTGCAGATTCCTGAAAACGGTGCTGAAGGTTTGATTAAATTACGTGATTTGATGGATGATTCTTATACGTATGATAAGTCGACACACGCTGTTTACGGTTCAAGAACGGGTAGAAAGTTTCAGCTGGGCGAAGAAGTTCAGATCAAAGTGGTAAAAGCCAATTTAATTCAAAAGCAATTAGACTTTAAGATTGTTGATTAA
- a CDS encoding phosphoglycerate kinase: MKTISDFNFKDKKALVRVDFNVPQDDQLRVTDNTRISAVKPTVEKILNDGGSVILMTHLGRPKGEVKDEFSLKHIVEEVSNVLGHQIKFVEESIGEKAEQAAAELKAGEILLLENLRFHNEEEKGDEAFAEKLSKLGDAYVNDAFGTAHRAHASTAVIANYFNSTKFFGLLMANELKAIDKVLKSGEKPVTAILGGSKVSTKITIIENILPAVDNLIIGGGMAFTFIKALGGKIGNSLVEEDKLPLALEILGKAKEHNVKVYLPSDTIIAESFSNDADRKEADIYEIPEGWMGMDAGPKSREQFNDVLLNSRTILWNGPIGVFEMSNFSAGTVALGESIAEATKLGAFSLVGGGDSVAFVKQFGYAEKVSYVSTGGGAMLESLEGLELPGIAAINK, from the coding sequence ATGAAAACAATCAGTGATTTCAATTTTAAAGATAAAAAAGCTTTAGTACGAGTTGACTTTAATGTACCTCAGGACGACCAGCTGAGAGTTACAGATAACACAAGAATTTCAGCAGTGAAACCAACCGTTGAAAAAATTCTTAATGACGGAGGTTCTGTAATTTTAATGACACACCTAGGTAGACCAAAGGGTGAAGTTAAAGATGAGTTTTCATTGAAGCATATTGTAGAAGAAGTCTCTAATGTTCTTGGTCATCAGATTAAATTTGTAGAAGAATCGATAGGTGAGAAGGCTGAGCAAGCTGCTGCAGAACTTAAAGCTGGCGAGATTTTATTATTGGAGAATCTACGTTTTCATAATGAAGAAGAAAAAGGCGATGAGGCTTTTGCTGAAAAGCTTTCGAAATTAGGAGATGCTTATGTGAATGATGCATTCGGTACAGCTCATAGAGCACATGCTTCTACTGCTGTAATTGCCAATTATTTTAATTCAACTAAATTTTTCGGTTTATTGATGGCTAATGAGTTAAAAGCGATTGATAAAGTTTTAAAAAGCGGTGAAAAACCTGTTACAGCGATATTAGGAGGATCAAAAGTTTCAACTAAAATTACCATTATAGAAAATATTTTACCTGCGGTTGATAATTTAATCATCGGTGGAGGGATGGCTTTTACTTTCATTAAAGCTCTTGGAGGTAAAATAGGAAATTCATTGGTTGAAGAAGATAAATTGCCTTTAGCATTAGAAATTTTGGGTAAAGCAAAAGAACATAATGTGAAAGTTTATCTTCCTTCCGATACTATTATTGCTGAAAGTTTCAGTAATGATGCAGATAGAAAAGAGGCAGATATTTATGAAATTCCAGAGGGTTGGATGGGAATGGATGCCGGGCCAAAGTCTCGTGAGCAGTTCAATGATGTTTTACTAAACTCAAGAACAATTCTTTGGAACGGACCAATCGGTGTGTTCGAAATGTCAAATTTCTCTGCCGGTACGGTTGCCTTAGGTGAAAGTATTGCTGAAGCTACAAAATTGGGAGCTTTCTCTTTAGTAGGTGGTGGCGACAGTGTAGCGTTTGTTAAGCAATTCGGTTACGCTGAAAAAGTAAGTTATGTTTCTACCGGAGGAGGGGCGATGTTGGAAAGTTTAGAAGGTTTGGAACTTCCGGGTATTGCTGCGATTAATAAATAA
- a CDS encoding DUF4139 domain-containing protein, with protein sequence MKINVLAFLLVAFSCFGQENFVVVTAKTKEAKIFFSGGMIKKTFSADVLSGKNYIIIKEFGRNSGVETSAFMPDKKINVLRVESYNDNSYLYADKLGKNSETDQLIDSIDYYKKVHKNFEQELALVRNSIGIIQKNQTLGDPNSTEILKMIDFNKSQLKELYKEEGVLNYKISTYQNKVSLLENRRNMSSRSQGNANIIILHVSSERKQKVNFEVSQYLHDASWRPHYIIKSNGIQSPLKISYKAKIRQNTGLEFRDFPVKLVNGSFSADEKPYELDRWFLRTERDVHVSNQAFRSPYEKSNSSVQMMMVADKSSRVTQKAMKTEISLDKSAVIPSDVEVTEDVDEFEVTTNYKYFTTPKLENKTYLLAYIKDYSKYNLLPGSADIIVEDTQIGSVSIDTNQLSSEMLISLGSDSNILTKRELVKKENKSLGDKVKQEVYQYEITIKNNKNIAVNLELKDQIPLSTDEKIKIEALNPDKASYEASTGFLIWNIDVKPNETKKINFGFNVTLPEDLITIDIK encoded by the coding sequence ATGAAAATCAATGTACTAGCTTTCCTATTGGTTGCATTTAGCTGTTTCGGACAAGAAAATTTCGTGGTAGTGACCGCCAAAACGAAGGAAGCAAAAATATTTTTTAGCGGCGGAATGATCAAAAAAACATTTTCTGCAGATGTTCTCTCTGGAAAAAATTACATTATTATAAAAGAATTTGGTAGAAATTCAGGTGTAGAAACTTCGGCATTTATGCCAGATAAAAAAATTAATGTTTTAAGAGTTGAATCTTATAATGATAATAGTTATTTGTACGCAGATAAATTGGGGAAGAATTCTGAAACCGATCAGCTTATAGACAGTATTGATTATTATAAAAAGGTACATAAGAATTTTGAGCAGGAACTTGCTTTAGTGAGAAATTCCATTGGAATTATTCAGAAAAATCAGACGTTGGGCGATCCTAATTCTACCGAGATTTTAAAAATGATTGATTTTAACAAATCTCAGTTGAAGGAACTTTACAAGGAAGAAGGTGTTCTTAACTATAAAATCAGTACTTATCAAAATAAAGTTTCACTTTTGGAAAATAGAAGAAATATGTCTTCCCGATCACAGGGAAATGCAAATATTATAATACTCCACGTATCGAGTGAAAGGAAGCAAAAAGTGAATTTTGAGGTCAGCCAGTATTTGCATGATGCAAGCTGGAGACCGCATTATATTATCAAGTCAAATGGCATTCAGTCTCCTTTAAAAATTTCTTACAAAGCGAAAATTCGTCAGAATACCGGATTAGAATTCAGAGATTTTCCTGTTAAATTAGTTAATGGAAGTTTTAGTGCTGACGAAAAACCTTACGAGCTAGACCGTTGGTTTCTGAGGACTGAAAGAGATGTGCATGTTTCTAATCAAGCTTTCCGGAGCCCTTACGAGAAAAGTAATTCATCAGTTCAAATGATGATGGTTGCCGATAAAAGTTCAAGAGTTACTCAAAAAGCCATGAAAACTGAGATTAGTTTGGATAAAAGTGCAGTCATTCCGTCTGATGTAGAAGTCACAGAAGATGTTGATGAATTTGAAGTGACAACCAATTATAAGTATTTTACTACTCCAAAACTAGAAAACAAGACTTACCTTTTAGCGTATATTAAAGATTATTCGAAGTATAATTTACTTCCTGGAAGTGCTGATATTATTGTAGAAGATACGCAGATAGGCTCGGTGAGTATCGATACCAATCAACTTTCAAGTGAAATGTTGATAAGCCTTGGTAGTGATTCTAACATCCTCACAAAAAGAGAATTGGTGAAAAAAGAAAATAAGAGCTTAGGAGATAAGGTAAAACAGGAAGTTTATCAATATGAAATTACAATTAAGAATAATAAGAATATTGCAGTGAATCTTGAGTTGAAAGATCAGATTCCACTTTCTACCGATGAAAAGATTAAAATTGAAGCTTTAAATCCTGATAAAGCCAGTTATGAAGCATCAACAGGGTTTTTAATTTGGAATATTGATGTAAAACCTAATGAAACTAAGAAGATTAATTTCGGATTTAACGTAACTTTGCCTGAAGATTTAATAACAATAGATATAAAATAA
- the rpiB gene encoding ribose 5-phosphate isomerase B — protein MKRKIAIAADHAGFEYKEILKKHLQEQFEVQDFGTFSTDSVDYPDFVHPAATSVENGENELGILICGSGNGVQITANKHQKIRCALCWMPEIAELARQHNDANMISIPARFISKEVAIEIANKFLSTDFEGGRHQTRVDKIAFC, from the coding sequence ATGAAAAGAAAAATAGCTATTGCCGCAGACCATGCCGGTTTTGAGTATAAAGAAATTTTAAAAAAACATCTTCAAGAGCAGTTTGAAGTACAGGATTTCGGAACATTTTCTACCGATAGCGTAGATTATCCGGATTTTGTGCATCCTGCAGCAACTTCTGTTGAGAATGGAGAAAACGAATTGGGAATTCTCATCTGCGGAAGCGGAAACGGAGTTCAGATTACTGCCAACAAACATCAGAAAATAAGATGTGCATTGTGTTGGATGCCGGAAATTGCAGAATTGGCAAGACAACACAATGATGCCAATATGATTTCTATCCCGGCTAGATTTATTTCTAAAGAAGTAGCGATAGAAATTGCTAATAAGTTTCTGTCTACCGATTTTGAAGGTGGAAGACATCAGACCAGAGTTGATAAAATAGCATTCTGCTAA